CGGTTAAGTCCTCTCAACTGGTTTATCCAGTGGCAACCAACAGCTCGAACAAAATAAAAGCAGCAGATGTAAACCTCGGTGGTTCGGGTGAAGCTAACAAAAAGAAATTCAAGATTTTAGTGCGGGGTTCCAAGTTTGATAGCCCTCGTCGGATTAGCAACACCGAATACATTGTTTCTGGTGACAACATGACCCCTCAAATTCAGCGGATTAACCGCACCGGCGCTAAGATTGTCAGCATCACTGAGATTGTCTAGGCATGAACTTTCAAGAATTGCATGGACATGTTCTTTGTAATTCTTGAGAGCGATGCTCCTGCTGTGAACTGAGCCTTTGGTGGCGATCTGCCGCTATGCAGAGCGTCAAGCGTCCTACGCCCCAACCAAACGAAGTTTAGTTGCCTCAAATCTTGGATTCGATGGAGTTGGTGCGCCAAGGGAGCATCGCCCAAAAGCGCTGCTCAAAAACTGTCAACAAACGCCATTCTTGCGCAAAGATCTGCCCAACGGGCGATGCTCCTTTGGATCTGTTTTCATAAAAACAATAAAAAAAACTTTGAAGCTCTGGTTTAAGAGATTGAAATTTCGATAAGATTATGCTAGCGACTATGTGCAATGACCAATTGAGTCGTTCCATTGGAAATCACTCATACTAATCATTCGCCATAGGAATAGAAAAACAGCTTTGAACCTATTGTCTAATCAGCTTACCGATGAAATCACTCTTGTGATTTCTCAACTTTATCAAACTGAACAATAAAACACTTCATTAGGAAAAATTCCCATGGCACTTTGGATTGCAGATGCAGAGTATCTTGAACTACGCCCCAACACCTTAGAAGATGATCTACAGACGATCATTCGGGCGGTGTATCGGCAAGTGCTAGGCAATGCCCACGTTATGGAAAGTCAGCGCCTCAGCAGTGCAGAATCCTTGCTGCGCAATCGTGATATTACCGTTCGAGGATTTGTTAGAGCCGTTGCCCAATCCGAACTTTACCGTTCGTTGTTTTTTGAGACTTCATCCTCCTACCGTTTTATTGAATTAAACTTCAAGCATCTGTTAGGACGCGCTCCGGTTGAGCAGACTGAGATTTCTAGACATGTTCTCATTTACAATGAGCAGGGCTACGAAGCGGAGATTAACTCCTACATTGACAGTGATGAGTATATCGCGAGTTTTGGTGAAAACGTGGTTCCTTACTCACGCGGTAATCGTACTCAAACTGGCATTAAGAATGTCGGCTTTAATCGCACCTTCGCTCTAGATCGCGGATTTGCTGCCTATGATGCTGCTGGCAAAAACGCGAAATTGATTAGTGATGTAGGAAGTAACCTGCCAACAAAAATCAAATTCCCAGCAACTGGCTCTGGAGCCTACAGCAATACTGGTAAGCGTTTCCGGATTACTGTTGCAAGTGGTAGCTCTAATCCTCCTCGTATAAGCATGGGCAAAGTTACCTTTGAAGTCGGCTATAACCAAATGTCCCAGAAGATTCAGAACATCCAAAAAACTGGGGGCAAGATTCTCAGTATTACTGAAGTTGCTTAGAGAATAATATGGTGAGCAGTTATCAGTGAGTCCAGTGCTGCAGGAGAGTTTCCCGACCTAGGCATCTGGTGAGACAGCGCGAATGACGGCTCTCCCGACCTAGGCGACTGCGTAAGCGCAAGCGCACGCTAAGAGCGAACGCGTAAGCGTGTCCCTTTGGGACTTACGCGTAGCGTCTCTGCAGGAGATACCCGAAGGGCGTTCGCCGTAAGGCGTGCGCTCTGCGCACACCCGATAGCCGTAAGGCGTGGCGTTAGCCATAGGGTGAACAGATATAGATGAGTAGCTGGCTTTGGGTTTCCCTCATGCTGGCTCTGCCTCTGCCGTTGGGTTATCCTACCTTGCTCACTGATAACTGTTCGCTGCGTTTTTAGATGGTAATTACTCCCTTCGCTGCTCTAAAATTACCTCTGCCAAAGCGTTGCGTATTTTCTCTGCGCTCTAGTGGGGTTTTCAGATTGGTAATCTTTTAGGTCGCAAGGGAGTAGTCACACAACGTTTTAAAATCACCGGCGAAGTGGCAAACAAATATCCAAAAAGTTAGTGGTTGTTCTGTTGCTCTTAAAATTCATTGCATGAAATCGATGGATATTACGCAATTTGTTGAACTTTCTATTGGGCGTTGGCGATCGCAACGCAGCGCCCACCATTTAGCATTTAGCCACTTTGAAGCTGTACAATCGGTGATTGATATTATTCCACTCTCTGTTGATGATCCAGCTGTTGTTGATTTGTGTAAGTCATACAATATTGATCTCAGCCAGATTATGTCTCCCTTTCAAATGACTTGGGAAGGACAGTCGGATTGGGATGAAGACGCACAAATGAAAGGCAGTAGTATATTGGTACCAGTTCCCGATCCTGATGTCCCCAATCGAGGCAAATTACTTAGAGATCAGGGATACGCTGAAACAATAGCAGCAGCTGGTGACTATCACCTGACAGAAGACGGGACATTTGTGCTGCTGACGACATATGATCGGGCAGCGGCTGAAGAGAAAATTTGGTTTGCCAATCCAAACTTGCGATTTCGGGTGTCACTGATCAAAACGAGTGCTGGAACTGGAGTGCTGACTGCATCATTTGCTTCAGAAATTCGTTCTTCGAGTAGTAAGTAGCCACCATAAAGTGCTTGCACATGCACCAAGGCTAAGTTCTCACTCGTTACTCATGACTAACTAAGTACAGACGTGGAAATAAATACAGCTACGTTAAGAAATGTAAAAGCTGCCAAATCCTTACTAATGAACGGCAGATGACGCCAGGTGTTCCGCTTGGGGATACCCCAAGACGAGCCACTACTGCAGGAGGGTCTCCCGACAGAGGCATGTGGCATCCGCACTGGCTCCTTTATGCCGGGGAACTAGTACACTGCACAGCCTCCTAATGACTGGCTTAACGAGTTAACTTTATTCGTACCGACCTACTTACTTGTTACTTTTTAAAATCAATCATTTTCATTCAAAATGCAAAATTCTTGATCGCAAAAAGCAACACTTTTCAATTCTTAATTGTTTGAGATAACTGTTATAACGCGCGCTCATGACTTCTATAAAAGCCAATGATTTAACAACGCTGGCTCAGTGGATGGCAGGTGATTTCAGCAACTATAAGCAATCCTACCATAACCCTCAGCAATTTGCTCATATCCATATCTTTTTTCGTCCCTTACCCTTTGAGTTTTTCAATACGATTGGTTTTTACTCAGAACAGGTTTACGATTACGACTTATGGAGTCCGTATCGTCAGGGAGTGCATCGATTCGTTGATCAGGGAAATCAAATTTATATTGAAAATTACAGTCTTAACGATCCATTGCTGTATGCAGGAGCGGCACGGGAATTAAGCATTCTCAGAACTATTACACCTGATTGTATTGAACGACGGTATCACTGTTCTATGATTTTCAAACGAGAGGGGGAGATGTTTCTAGGTAGTGTGGAGCCAGGAAACAAGTGCCTGCTTGAACGAAAGGGCTGTTTAACGTATCTAATCAGTGATGTGGAGCTGACGGCAACAACCTGGGTTAGTCTTGACAAAGGTATGGATGTCAATACCCATCAACAAGTTTGGGGATCTACGTTTGGGGCGTTGGAGTTTGAAAAGCGTGAAAGTTTTGCACATGAACTTCCCCTGGATCGTGTTTGAAGCAAGAGTTTTATGAGCGTATTAGGTGAGCAAACAGAAGCTGAGGTGAAAATAGGAATGTTGCCACCGGAAGCGGAAAAAAAAATGCAATGCTGGATCAGGAGCCGACACTTGATCAGCTCTGGAAATTTTTTTGTTTTTGAATCAGTTGATTACAGTGCAGTCGAACGATTTTCAGAGTGTATTGCGGCGCTGGGAGGGGCGTTATTATCCATTGAACCCATTGGCAAAATCTGGATGGGCGATCATCGTCAGGTGATTCTTTATCGAGCGAAGGCAAGTTTACATACGCCCCACCATACCTTAAAGCAATATTGGTTGAAATACGGTGGTTTTCGCACAAGGTTTGATGAGCGTGTTTAGCAGAATCCATAGCCACACGCAGGAGCAATTTCCTAGAACTGCCTCAGGGAATCATTGCTACTTTAATCACCTTACGATCTCTCATATCACAAAACACCTGTTCTAAATCCTGCAATGGACGGTGTTCGCTGATGAGTAACTCAAAGGGAATCTTCTGACTTGCAATCAGTGACAGTGCTGCTTGAACATACTCTGGAGTATTATGAAAAACTCCTTTGAGAGTCAGTTCGCTGTAGTGCAATTGTTCTGTATTCACGCTAATAGTTGTATCTCGTGGACAACCACCAAACAGGTTAACAGTTGCACCAGGACGAGCACAAGCAATTGCGGTTTCCCAGACACTTGGTACACCAGTTGCTTCAATCACCACATCTGCACCCCATCCCTGTGTCAGTTCTTTAACTAAACTAGGAATCTCTGGGAACTGATGATAATTAAATGTCTTTGCTGCACCCAGTTTTTCTCCAATTTCTAACCTTTGGTCATTGCCTCCAAAGAGTAACACCTCAGCTTTAAGATCATGAGCCAATTTAGCTACAAACATCAGCCCGATCGCCCCATCTCCTAACACCACCACAGAATCACCTGGTTTGACGTTGGAACGGGCGACTCCATGCAGCACACAAGCCAGAGGTTCAGTCATTGCTGCCAACTCATAAGGCAACTCATCAGGAATTGGCAACATATTATGTTGCACAATCGGTGCAGGAATTTTTAAATATTCGGCAAAAGTGCCATTATTCCATGTCAAATTTGGACAGAGGGAATATTCTTGGCGTTGACAAAAAAAGCAATTCATGCAGGGAGCAGAATTATTTGCGACTAGGCGATCGCCCACTTGCCAACTCGTCACACCAACGCCTACAGCGACAATCTCGCCAGCAGCTTCATGACCAAACAGTGTTGGTGGTTTGAGCATCTTAGCATGACCGCCGCGACGCCAAACTTTTAAATCTGTACCACAAGTTGTTGCAGCTCCCACTTGCATGACAACTTCACCAACGCCAGGTGTGGGGGACGCAACTTGTTCTAAACGTAAATTTTCTTTGCCGTAAAGTAACGCTGCTAACACGCGAGCTTTAACCAATAATTTGCTCCACTTGATTTTACCAGGTGGAGCCGAGAACTTTATCAGTTACCAGTTATCAGTTACCAGTTATCAGTTATCAGGAAGTCAATAAATCGCTTTTTCTGTTCACTGCTCACTGTTTTTCTAACACTACGCTTTGAGTGCTGTTTGAGAAACAGATGTCTTACTTCTTCCTTCCAAGTTCGGCATCTGACTCACACTTAACACTGGCACTTCTTGCCGACAAGTTTTGCAAAACCAGTAGAGTTCACCATGACGAATATGACGTAGCAGGGAACCCCCACAACACGGGCAATCGTTGGCTCTCAAACTCATATTTATGTTCTCCTTTTGAAAAGCTATTGATTTATAGATGTAATAGATGCGTTAAAAAATCGTTAATTAAACTTTGATTTTTGCATCATGAATGCGACCGTTTGAATGAATGCGGCCTTGTATGATTTTTTTATAGACCGCCTCGTATCCATCAACCATCTGGCTGACACTAAACTTGTTCTCTACATGTTCTCGACAAGTTTGACGATTGAGTTCCAAAGCTGCTGGAATCATTGCCGCCATTTCATCGTAGGTTTGACAGACAAAACCTGATACACCGTGGTCAATAACCTCTGGTACAGAACCTAAATTCAGGGCAATTACTGGTGTACCAGTTGCCATTGATTCAGTCATCACTAAACCAAACGGTTCTTGCCAGGCTATTGGAAACAGAGTTATCGCAGCATTGCCCAACAGCTTAACCTTCTGGGCGTGGTCGATTTCGCCTAGGTATTGAATTTGCTCACCATCAATCTGTGGAGCAATCTCTTGTTCAAAGAACTCAGAGTCCACTACATCAACCTTTCCTGCCATTTTTAGAGGCCAGCCAGCTTTTTTCGCAATGGCGATCGCATGCTGCGGTCCCTTTTCTGGCGCGAAGCGTCCTAAGAATGCCAGGTATGGTGGTTGTTGATGTTGGGCAACAAAAGGATAATCTTCTAGATCAATTCCGTTGTAGACTGTGTTAACGTAGTTCAGGTTTATTTGACGTTGAGCGTTACTAATGCTAACGTATGCTTGCTGGTTATGGTGGATGTATAGGTTCTGGTTATCCGTTGTAAAACTGCTGTGCACTGTATGCACGGTGGGTGTTTGTACAAAACTCGCCAAGGGTAATGCCGTAATCCCCATATGAGAATGGATGATATCGAATTCCTTTGCTATCTCGTAAACCTGGCTCAGTTCCAGCATTTCGTACACTCCATACTCTTTGACGTTCGGGTCTAAGCGCAATGCACGAGGATAAACTGCTTGTAACTTCGCCAATGTTTGCGAATCGCCTGATGCGAACAAAGTAACATCGTGACCTCGACGTACTAGTTCATCTGTCAAGCGACTCACGACTAGCTCTATTCCTCCATATGTTGGAGGTGGAACTCGTTCCCACAAGGGGGCTACTTGAGCAATTTTCATAGGTTGTTTTGGTTCAGCAAGTGAGATAATCCTATTACTAGGACATTTATCTGATGATAAAGCATTTGTACTTAATCATCTGATTTTTCAGTTAACCTGGCTGACTCACCCGAGTGCAATTTCGGTTAACGCTACCCTGACAAAGTAGTTGGCTAATTTCATACTAGCCATTTTTTCTATAGCGGGAGTATACTTTCAGATTACAGTTTGCCCGGATGACGAATCATCTATCCTGAGGCTCATAATAATTTAACTTTTTTTTAACTAAAAATAGGAAAATCTGGAAACCAAAGCAATGATGGAGAATATTGCACGAGGAGGAGATAGGTGACGAAAAGACGCAAAAACGTGGAGAATGACGACAGATTAAAATGAAAATTGCGACTTGGAATGTCAACTCGATTCGCACTCGTTTAGAGCAAGTTATTGATTGGCTGGGTCAGAGTAACGTAGATGTCCTATGCATGCAAGAAATTAAAGTTGTAGACGCACAATTTCCCTGCGCACCTTTTGAGGAATTGGGCTATCACCTTTATTTTTCCGGGCAAAAAGCTTACAACGGTGTTGCGATCGCCAGCCGTCAACCACTCTTAGATGTCAGCTGTGGTTTTGCGCCGACTTTATTGAACATCCAAGCAGATTGGGATGAGCAAAAACGGGTGATTACCGGTAAGATAGATGGTATAACAATTGTTAATCTTTACGTACCCAATGGTTCAGCAGTGGGAAGCGAGAAATATGAATACAAGCTGGGCTGGTTAGCAGTACTGCAGGAGTATTTGCGATCGCTTCTTTTATCACAAGCTGCTATTTGTGTATGTGGAGACTTTAACATTGCTCTGGAAGATAAAGATATTCATCACAGTGCAAAGAGCGAAAATCACATCATGGCATCAGAACCAGAGCGCCAAGCCTTACGAGATATCCTCTTATTAGGATTTGCTGATGCTTTTCGCAAATTTACCTCGGAAGGGGGACACTACAGCTGGTGGGACTATCGAGCAGCATCTTTTCGCCGTAATTTGGGTTGGCGAATTGACCATCACTATCTTACGCCTGCTTTGTATGAGCGTGCCAAAAGCTGCACTATTGATGTAGCTCCCAGAAAGTTACCTCAACCCAGCGATCATGCACCAGTGATTGTTGAATTTTAGAATTTAGTCAACAACTAGGGGTATAAGGGTATAAGGGTATAAGGGTGTAAGGGTTGCAATCAGTGGTGGCTTGGTGTCCCTACTGGTTGTAGACGAGCAAAATCTATGATTTTGCTGAGGGCTATCACACCAACGAGTTTCGGGAATAGGATATA
This portion of the Brasilonema sennae CENA114 genome encodes:
- a CDS encoding phycobilisome rod-core linker polypeptide; translation: MALWIADAEYLELRPNTLEDDLQTIIRAVYRQVLGNAHVMESQRLSSAESLLRNRDITVRGFVRAVAQSELYRSLFFETSSSYRFIELNFKHLLGRAPVEQTEISRHVLIYNEQGYEAEINSYIDSDEYIASFGENVVPYSRGNRTQTGIKNVGFNRTFALDRGFAAYDAAGKNAKLISDVGSNLPTKIKFPATGSGAYSNTGKRFRITVASGSSNPPRISMGKVTFEVGYNQMSQKIQNIQKTGGKILSITEVA
- a CDS encoding phycobiliprotein lyase translates to MDITQFVELSIGRWRSQRSAHHLAFSHFEAVQSVIDIIPLSVDDPAVVDLCKSYNIDLSQIMSPFQMTWEGQSDWDEDAQMKGSSILVPVPDPDVPNRGKLLRDQGYAETIAAAGDYHLTEDGTFVLLTTYDRAAAEEKIWFANPNLRFRVSLIKTSAGTGVLTASFASEIRSSSSK
- a CDS encoding chromophore lyase CpcT/CpeT, giving the protein MTSIKANDLTTLAQWMAGDFSNYKQSYHNPQQFAHIHIFFRPLPFEFFNTIGFYSEQVYDYDLWSPYRQGVHRFVDQGNQIYIENYSLNDPLLYAGAARELSILRTITPDCIERRYHCSMIFKREGEMFLGSVEPGNKCLLERKGCLTYLISDVELTATTWVSLDKGMDVNTHQQVWGSTFGALEFEKRESFAHELPLDRV
- a CDS encoding CpeR family transcriptional regulator; protein product: MSVLGEQTEAEVKIGMLPPEAEKKMQCWIRSRHLISSGNFFVFESVDYSAVERFSECIAALGGALLSIEPIGKIWMGDHRQVILYRAKASLHTPHHTLKQYWLKYGGFRTRFDERV
- a CDS encoding zinc-dependent alcohol dehydrogenase → MLAALLYGKENLRLEQVASPTPGVGEVVMQVGAATTCGTDLKVWRRGGHAKMLKPPTLFGHEAAGEIVAVGVGVTSWQVGDRLVANNSAPCMNCFFCQRQEYSLCPNLTWNNGTFAEYLKIPAPIVQHNMLPIPDELPYELAAMTEPLACVLHGVARSNVKPGDSVVVLGDGAIGLMFVAKLAHDLKAEVLLFGGNDQRLEIGEKLGAAKTFNYHQFPEIPSLVKELTQGWGADVVIEATGVPSVWETAIACARPGATVNLFGGCPRDTTISVNTEQLHYSELTLKGVFHNTPEYVQAALSLIASQKIPFELLISEHRPLQDLEQVFCDMRDRKVIKVAMIP
- a CDS encoding glycosyltransferase family 4 protein; amino-acid sequence: MKIAQVAPLWERVPPPTYGGIELVVSRLTDELVRRGHDVTLFASGDSQTLAKLQAVYPRALRLDPNVKEYGVYEMLELSQVYEIAKEFDIIHSHMGITALPLASFVQTPTVHTVHSSFTTDNQNLYIHHNQQAYVSISNAQRQINLNYVNTVYNGIDLEDYPFVAQHQQPPYLAFLGRFAPEKGPQHAIAIAKKAGWPLKMAGKVDVVDSEFFEQEIAPQIDGEQIQYLGEIDHAQKVKLLGNAAITLFPIAWQEPFGLVMTESMATGTPVIALNLGSVPEVIDHGVSGFVCQTYDEMAAMIPAALELNRQTCREHVENKFSVSQMVDGYEAVYKKIIQGRIHSNGRIHDAKIKV
- the xth gene encoding exodeoxyribonuclease III; amino-acid sequence: MKIATWNVNSIRTRLEQVIDWLGQSNVDVLCMQEIKVVDAQFPCAPFEELGYHLYFSGQKAYNGVAIASRQPLLDVSCGFAPTLLNIQADWDEQKRVITGKIDGITIVNLYVPNGSAVGSEKYEYKLGWLAVLQEYLRSLLLSQAAICVCGDFNIALEDKDIHHSAKSENHIMASEPERQALRDILLLGFADAFRKFTSEGGHYSWWDYRAASFRRNLGWRIDHHYLTPALYERAKSCTIDVAPRKLPQPSDHAPVIVEF